CACCTCCGCAAAGGTTAGTGCAATCACAGTCACATCCTGATCAAAGTTTACTTTCGTCAAATCGACTTGAACGGTTCCGTTTTCAGACTTAACGTTCACTTTCGCGGATGCATCACCAACAACTGAGACTTCTTTAATGGCTGTATGATTGACCAAACCTCTGAGCTGCAATTCGGGTTTCTGTTCGTATACATACAGGTAAAGTGTCTTTCCGTCCTTTGATAAAGCAGATTTCCCGCCGTAGTTCACAAATGGAATACCGGCTCTTGTACCGTAGATCGCAGCTGCATGCTTATGTGTCCATCGCCCCAGCTGTTTCAAAATATTTAATTGTTCCTCAGGGATCGTTCCATCTGCCTTTGGACCGATATCCAACAATAGGTTTCCACCCATGGAAATACAATCTACCAACGTTCGAATGATCATATTCGGTGATTTGTACTTTTTATCAAAGGGTTGATAGCCCCAAGAATCATTCATGGTATAACAGAGTTCCCAAAATTTAGCATCAGGACGGGTTACTGGAATCCCTTGCTCAGGTGTATCGTAATCTCCATGATGATTCAATCGCGAGTTTATAATAATATTCGGATTATACTTCCGCAAAAGATTCAAGGTCTCTTTAGCTTTCCACTCCTCGGCACTATGCTCCCAATCCCCGTCAAACCAAAGTAATTCGGGCTTATACTGTTCGGATAGCTCAGTCAATTGCTTCTGGTAATATTTTACATAATTATCCCAACGAGAAGGCTCACTTTTCAATTCATAACGTTTTCGATTGCGCGTAAAAACATCGTAATAGGGATGGCTCCAATCGGGCAAAGAATAATACAGTCCAGTATGCAAGCCTTCTTCTTGTATGGCTTTCACAAATGGTGTGATTACATCCTGTTTGGCAGCTGCGTCTTGTAATGTCGTGATCGCTTTATCAGCCTTCGTATTCCACATCGAGATCCCGTCATGGTGTTTGGTCGTAATCACCGTGTATTTCGCACCGGCTTCTTTGATCAATTTGGCCCATTCCTTCGGTCTATAATCCTTTGCTGTAAAACCATTCAGTTGCTTGATATAATTGTCATGGTTGATGTAATTATTGAAGAATGACCAAGATTCTGATATTCCATCGACAGAATAAATCCCCCAGTGAATAAAAATACCCAGTTTGGCATCCTCAAACCAATCCATTTTTTGCGGTGATACATTGTTCTGCGCTGAAACGTTTAAGCACGCGGACGCCAAAAGAACAAAAAGAGAAATCTTTCGAAACTTCATAAGCTATTTTATCGATTACATAACGAGTTTAAGCCGGCAAAATACACATAAATCAGCACAATCCAACTATGTAAGGGATAAATTACGTTGGAGAGCAATTGAAATCTAACATTGTATTTTCTCTCGCTCAAACTAAAAACACGCAGGGAATATTCCTATTATTTAAACGGACCTCATAGGGACTTTATAGGGACCTCATTCGGACCTCATTCGGATAAAGCCGTGTAAAGTCCCTTTTAAACACCTATAAAGTCAGTCTTAAATACCTATGAATTTTGATGCTTGTCGCACTATGCCCTATCGTTGAATTGATTGAACATGTCGCAGTGTTAAAATTCTTCTACTTCGAGCATCAAAATATGGACTAGTCTTGATCATTTTTACCTGTTTGTATGTGCTTACAAAAACTTCATGTATATTTGGCCGGTATGATCGAATTATATACAGATGGGGCTTCAAGTGGAAATCCGGGCCCTGGAGGTTACGGAACCATCTTAAGAACTATTTATACAGGCGATAATGAAGCCTTTAAAGGTAAACTGATCGAAAAAGAGTTTTCGGGCGGTTACCGCAAAACGACTAACAACAGGATGGAATTGATGGCTGTGATCGTCGGCCTCGAGGCACTGAAAAATCTACAACAACATGTTACCGTGTATTCTGACTCCAAATACGTCATTGACGCCATTGATAAGAAATGGGTATATGGTTGGATACAAAAAGGTTTTGCGGGAAAAAAGAACAAAGATCTTTGGTTGCGCTTAATGAGCGCCTATAAGCTCCATACCGTACGCCTTGTATGGGTAAAAGGCCATGCTGGGCATCCGTTAAATGAGCGCTGTGATCGTTTAGCTGTCGCAGCATCCAAAGATAAGGCAAATTGGAAAATCGATAGTGTTTTTGAAATGGAAGAAGGTAAATAAAAACGGGGCATTGTACAATGCCCCGTTTTTATTATTTCCATGCGATTATTCGCCGCTTTCCTTAGCTGCTAAGTATCTTTCAGCTTCCAAAGCTGCCATACAACCTGTACCTGCAGCAGTGATTGCCTGACGGAAGATGTTATCCTGAACATCACCACAAGCAAAAACACCCGGGATATTTGTTGCAGTACTATCTGGTTTTGTAATTAAATAACCTGTTTCATCCATATCCAATACACCTGTGAAAAGCTCGGTATTAGGCTTATGCCCAATAGCAACGAAGAAACCTGTTACTTCGATATCATTTTCAGACTGGTCTTTATTGTTTACAACACGTATTCCGGTCACCACCTGACCATCTCCTAGGACTTCTTTTGCCTCAGAATTGTAGTGAACTTCGATATTTGGTGTATTCATAACGCGATGTACCATTGCTTTAGAAGCACGAAACTCGTCACGGCGAACCAACATATGTACTTTTGAGCATAATTTTGCAAGATACGTTGCTTCTTCTGCCGCTGTATCCCCAGCACCTACAATAGCAACCTCTTGGTTTTTAAAGAAGAACCCATCACATACAGCACATGCTGAAACACCAAAACCATTGTATTTTTGTTCAGATTCCAAGCCTAACCATTTTGCTGTGGCTCCTGTCGCAATAATCACAGTATCTGCGGTAACTTGTACCGTTCCATCGATCTCAACACGGTGTACCTCACCTGTAAAATCCACTTTAGTCACATATCCAAAACGCACTGAAGTTCCGAAACGTTCAGCTTGCTCACGCAAATCTTCCATCATCACTGGTCCAGTGATACCTTTTGGATAACCAGGGAAATTGTCCACCTCAGTTGTTTGAGTCAACTGTCCCCCTGGCACAATACCGGTATAAACGACTGGTTTCATATCCGCACGGGCTGCATAAATCGCGGCAGTATAACCTGCTGGTCCCGAACCAATAATCAAACACTGTACATGTTCCACTTCTTGTTTGAATTCCATAATCCTTTTTCTAAGCTATTAATTAACGTTATTTTTTAAATTTATCTTGCAATCCTTTCAACATATCCAAAGAAATGTTCTGCGGCGCTTCTTCTTTTTGTTGATTGAATTCCTTTTTCGCAAGTTTTTTATCTTGTACAGAATGGGTGGCTGCAGCTGCTTTTGCCTTTTGCTCACTCTTTTCCTTTTTATACCGATTCCAGATATTCTCCAAGACCTTCTTGGTATACAATGGAAAATCACCATTCTGCATCCAAGCGTAGTAACTGGGCTCTTGCTCAAATACTTCTATAACAGGTCTTCCTTTATGTTTACCAAAATTGATCGTTTCCAATCCCTCCGCATTATAGACGAGCCGTCCGGCAAAATCTACAGGTTTACTTAGGTTGGTAAACGTATGTAGCGCCTCAACATCGTTTACGACAGGATAAGATACTGTCCCATGTTTATCTTCGAATGCAGCGCCTTCATATTTTGTCAGCTGCGCTTTCAAGACCTCATATGTGGCACGAACATCCGCTTCCGCTGTATGCGCATTTTCAAGATCTTCGTTGCAATAAAACTTGTATGCAGCTTTCAGCGTACGTTGTTCCATCTGATGGAAGATATTTTGAACATCCACAAATGCTCTACCCTCCAATGAAAAATCAACACCTGCCCGTAAAAACTCTTCCATAAGCATTGGGACATCGAATTTATTGGAATTATAGCCCGCGAGATCTCCATCGGCAATAAAAGCCGCAAGTTCCACTGCGATTGCTTTAAAATTAGGAGCATCCTTCACATCTTCATCATAAATGCCGTGAAAAAAAGAGGATTCCGCAGGGATAGGCACTTCTGGATTGATCTTCTTTGTATAGACTGTTTCTTCACCACTGGGCATCACTTTCAGAAATGATACTTCCACAATACGATCGGTCGCTACATTAACACCTGTAGTTTCCAAATCGAAAAATACCAATGGTCTTTTTAATTTTAATTCCATGCTGGATAATACACTTTTTTATCAAAAACCAAAAATACAAAGTAGTATTCGATTTTTGTAGTCTAAGAAATTTAATTTACAACCGCTTGATGAACTGGTTCTACTTGACTGATTTTCCCAACAACAACCTTCACCATGGCATCGTAGTCCAAGTATTTATTGGCAAGATGCTGCACCTTCTCGGGCGACATATTTCTGATCTGTTCCATATAATAAGAATAATAGTTCAATGTCATCCCATTTAACAAAACACTTTTGAACTTGTCGGCATGCGAAAAGATACTTTCCAACGAACCCAACATAGAACCTTCCATATAGGTCTTCACAAGATTGACCTCATCCTCGGAGGCCAAAGTTGTTTTCAACAAATTGATCTCCTTTTCTATTTCAGTCAACGTGGCCTGTGTTACATCTACCCCAACTTCAGTTACAATGGTCATAAAACCAGTATGTTTCAAGGTAGCAACAGCCGAACCAATGCTATAGGTATACCCTTTTTCTTCTCGGATATTGCGCATTAGGCGGGAACCGAAAAAACCACCTAATAATGTGTTGACAAATTGTAATGCCGGATAATCGGGATGTTCCCTTCCGATTGTCTGACAGCCTAACCGAATGGCAGACTGCAAGGCATTATCTTTTTCCTCATAAGCCAGGTTATTTGAACCTTGCACCAAAACTGGGACTTCCGAAGGAGATACAGCAGCTGCTCCTTGCCAATCGACACCGAAGATTTGCTCCAACTCCTGCAAAAGCTCTTCAGAAACATTACCTGAAACAATTAATGTACAATTGGTAGGAACAATTTCCCTACGGTACAATTCGATCAGCTGCGCACGCGTAATTGCATCGTAATCTGTTAGTTTTGGTGTACGCCCATAACGATTGTTCTCACCAAAGATCAAATTGTAAAATTTGCGTCTCGCCAGATAATCATTTTTCTGAATAGAAACTTGAAACTTTTGCTTGTTATTACGCAAATAGGTATCTAACTCCTGTTGCGGAATCGATGCTTCCGTCAGAATATCTTTTACAAGCGGCAAGAGTACTTGACTATGTCTATTCAATGTATAAAGCGACAGAGACGTTACGTCAAAAGAATATTCAGGAACAAGAAATGCTCCGTAGAAATCCACTTTATCTGCAATCTCTGCACTCGACATGGTCTTTGTCCCCTCCTTAAGCAATGCACTTAAAGTACTATTTAACAACGGATTTTCAGCCGCACCGTCAAGATAGGTATTCTCAAAGATCCATTCTATCCGTACCAGCTCCTGCTCGGGCGACTGGAATACATAGACAGGCAATCCGTTTGCAAACTGCTTCTTGATTGGTTCTTTCAAACTTATATTTCCAATTTCACGGAACTCGGGTGCTTTTGTTCTATCCAACATGTACAGCCTCCTCTTGTTTTGATTTATACATTAATATAGAAGCATTCTCCGGTCTAAAAATAACCTGAGCTTGCTGTTGAACTTCCTCAGCACTCACCGACAAATATTTTGAGACCTCTGTGTTGATGCCGTTTGCATCACCCAGCAACTCATGGAAAGCCAAGTTCATGGCTTTATCCAAAATAGATAGTTCTGCAAAAACATTGGTCGATTCGATCTTATTCTTTACTTTTTCCAATTCAGCTGCAGGTACTAACTCGGATTTTATGACCTCCAATTCTGCCCACACCGCACGTTCAGCTTCCTCTAGCGAGATGCCTTCCGATGGTTTTCCTTCAATAACAAAGAGGTTATTGTCGATACTTCCCATCACATAAGCATTTATTTCACTAAATAACTGCCCCTCTTTTACCAATCGACGATACAAACGTGAAGAAGAGCCCCTCGATAAAATGTCCGACAGAAGATCCATTGCAAAATACCCCTCTTCCAATCGAGCAGGGCCATGAAATGCCATATAAAGCGCATCCAAAGGCACCTCTGCCCAAGTCGTTTCACGCCTAATCTTATCTTGCGCGGGTTCTTTAGGCAATTGGCGATTGTATTTTTCGCCCGCCTCGATATCGCCAAACCATTTTTCAGTCAAAGCTTTTACTTCCTCAAAATGAACATCTCCAGAAACAACCATAATTGCACTCTGCGGATTATAATGTAATTTGAAAAATGCTTTAACATCTTCCATTGTAGCCTCTTCAATATGGCTCAGTTCTTTTCCGATGGTTGCCCAACGATACGGATGTACCTGATAGGCTAATGGACGTAATTTTAGCCAAGCGTCACCATAAGGCTGATTCAAATAACGCTGTTTGAATTCTTCACTCACGACATTCCGCTGCACTTCGAGGCTTTGTTCGGAAAAAGCCAAACTTAACATCCGGTCCGACTCCAACCACAATGCCGTTTCTAGATTTGAAGAGGGTAAAGTGATGTAATAATTTGTAATATCGTTGCTGGTGAATGCATTATTCTCGCCACCCACTTTTTGTAATTCGGTATCGAAATTAGGAATATTGATACTTCCACCAAACATCAGGTGTTCAAATAAGTGCGCAAATCCGGTCTGTTCCGGCGATTCATCCCTTGCTCCCACATCGTACAAGATATTGACGCAGGCCATGGCTGTATTATGATCCTCGTGTACCAATACACGTAGGCCGTTTTCCAACGTAAATTTTTGATAAGAAACCATCTATTTTTTCTTCGATGTTTTTAAATCCAGTTAATACCTTTTCGCAATAAAGATAAGGTTTTGGCTTCTTCGGAGCCTTCTTCAGGACGATAGTCATATACCCAATTGGCTTGGGCTGGTAGACTCATCAATATGGACTCAATCCGACCATTCGTTTCAAGTCCAAATTTAGTCCCCGAATCCCATACGAGGTTAAATTCGACATAGCGTCCGCGACGGATCAATTGCCAATTTTTCTGTTGATCTGTAAAGGTTTTATGTCGATTTTTCTCCACCAATGCAGTGTAGGTTGGTGCAAACGTGCGTCCAAGGTCACAGGAAAAAGCAAAAATATCTTCCATGCTCACCCCCGTTTTTTCAGTATTCAACTTATCGTAAAATACACCTCCTATGCCACGTGTTTCCTGGCGATGTCTGATATAAAAATAATCATCCGCCCAATTTTTAAACTTTTCATAGTAGGTAGAATCATGTCTATCACAGACATCTTTCAGCTGCTGATGAAAATAACGCGCATCCTCTTCATCGATATAATGCGGAGTTAAATCAATACCGCCGCCAAACCAACGAATCTGATCGTTCAGTTCAAAATAGCGGATATTCATGTGTATAATAGGTACGAAGGGATTGTTTGGATGGATTACAATGGAAACTCCTGTCGCAAAAAAATCATCTTCTTCCACCGCAAATGACTTTTTGATCGCTTCAGGTAATTTGCCATATACAGACGAAAAGTTAACGCCTCCTTTTTCAAAAATTTGACCATTTTGAATGATCCTGGTGCGACCGCCACCGCCGCCTTCACGCTCCCACAATTCTTCTTCAAAGCGTGCCGATCCGTCTAATTTCTCCAGCGCCTGACATATTTCGTCCTGAATTTCTTTATAAGCTAAAGCAATCGCTTCTTTTGTTATCATCTACTCTATTGCTACTTTATTATGTTAATTTTTCGCTCAATGCTTGAATAATTTTAGATGCAGGGAGGTGTTCATACAAAATTTGATGCACGGCATCGCATATTGGCAATTCCACCGCATATTTTTTCGCATACTCTTGAATACATGCCGATGCGTAATACCCTTCAGCCACCATATTCATTTCCAACTGCGCAGATTGTACACTGTAGCCCTTTCCGATCATATTACCAAAGGTTCTATTTCGGCTAAATTGGGAATAGGCTGTTACCAAAAGATCCCCTAAATAAGCCGAAGTATTCACATCCCTTGACGTATCACCATCTACTTTACCTACAAAACGACGCAT
The DNA window shown above is from Sphingobacterium thalpophilum and carries:
- a CDS encoding alpha-L-fucosidase → MKFRKISLFVLLASACLNVSAQNNVSPQKMDWFEDAKLGIFIHWGIYSVDGISESWSFFNNYINHDNYIKQLNGFTAKDYRPKEWAKLIKEAGAKYTVITTKHHDGISMWNTKADKAITTLQDAAAKQDVITPFVKAIQEEGLHTGLYYSLPDWSHPYYDVFTRNRKRYELKSEPSRWDNYVKYYQKQLTELSEQYKPELLWFDGDWEHSAEEWKAKETLNLLRKYNPNIIINSRLNHHGDYDTPEQGIPVTRPDAKFWELCYTMNDSWGYQPFDKKYKSPNMIIRTLVDCISMGGNLLLDIGPKADGTIPEEQLNILKQLGRWTHKHAAAIYGTRAGIPFVNYGGKSALSKDGKTLYLYVYEQKPELQLRGLVNHTAIKEVSVVGDASAKVNVKSENGTVQVDLTKVNFDQDVTVIALTFAEVLRWTAPQDTEVTLKSVLDNKLTGRALGQIASTLHAGKNIFDNSGLTVDGLETKLPSSNATNPTVLKWIKDHAEALYETGKGLPEGHYEGLSALSKDRQTLYLFVEGKPTGPIALKGVKNGVARIRVVGEGSMINHEIFNKLYWSSIPGIIYIQAPAERLDKNMTVIAVLLDAPIQLYREKVGAIENNL
- the rnhA gene encoding ribonuclease HI — encoded protein: MIELYTDGASSGNPGPGGYGTILRTIYTGDNEAFKGKLIEKEFSGGYRKTTNNRMELMAVIVGLEALKNLQQHVTVYSDSKYVIDAIDKKWVYGWIQKGFAGKKNKDLWLRLMSAYKLHTVRLVWVKGHAGHPLNERCDRLAVAASKDKANWKIDSVFEMEEGK
- the trxB gene encoding thioredoxin-disulfide reductase, producing the protein MEFKQEVEHVQCLIIGSGPAGYTAAIYAARADMKPVVYTGIVPGGQLTQTTEVDNFPGYPKGITGPVMMEDLREQAERFGTSVRFGYVTKVDFTGEVHRVEIDGTVQVTADTVIIATGATAKWLGLESEQKYNGFGVSACAVCDGFFFKNQEVAIVGAGDTAAEEATYLAKLCSKVHMLVRRDEFRASKAMVHRVMNTPNIEVHYNSEAKEVLGDGQVVTGIRVVNNKDQSENDIEVTGFFVAIGHKPNTELFTGVLDMDETGYLITKPDSTATNIPGVFACGDVQDNIFRQAITAAGTGCMAALEAERYLAAKESGE
- a CDS encoding exonuclease domain-containing protein; its protein translation is MELKLKRPLVFFDLETTGVNVATDRIVEVSFLKVMPSGEETVYTKKINPEVPIPAESSFFHGIYDEDVKDAPNFKAIAVELAAFIADGDLAGYNSNKFDVPMLMEEFLRAGVDFSLEGRAFVDVQNIFHQMEQRTLKAAYKFYCNEDLENAHTAEADVRATYEVLKAQLTKYEGAAFEDKHGTVSYPVVNDVEALHTFTNLSKPVDFAGRLVYNAEGLETINFGKHKGRPVIEVFEQEPSYYAWMQNGDFPLYTKKVLENIWNRYKKEKSEQKAKAAAATHSVQDKKLAKKEFNQQKEEAPQNISLDMLKGLQDKFKK
- a CDS encoding pitrilysin family protein, with product MLDRTKAPEFREIGNISLKEPIKKQFANGLPVYVFQSPEQELVRIEWIFENTYLDGAAENPLLNSTLSALLKEGTKTMSSAEIADKVDFYGAFLVPEYSFDVTSLSLYTLNRHSQVLLPLVKDILTEASIPQQELDTYLRNNKQKFQVSIQKNDYLARRKFYNLIFGENNRYGRTPKLTDYDAITRAQLIELYRREIVPTNCTLIVSGNVSEELLQELEQIFGVDWQGAAAVSPSEVPVLVQGSNNLAYEEKDNALQSAIRLGCQTIGREHPDYPALQFVNTLLGGFFGSRLMRNIREEKGYTYSIGSAVATLKHTGFMTIVTEVGVDVTQATLTEIEKEINLLKTTLASEDEVNLVKTYMEGSMLGSLESIFSHADKFKSVLLNGMTLNYYSYYMEQIRNMSPEKVQHLANKYLDYDAMVKVVVGKISQVEPVHQAVVN
- a CDS encoding pitrilysin family protein, which encodes MVSYQKFTLENGLRVLVHEDHNTAMACVNILYDVGARDESPEQTGFAHLFEHLMFGGSINIPNFDTELQKVGGENNAFTSNDITNYYITLPSSNLETALWLESDRMLSLAFSEQSLEVQRNVVSEEFKQRYLNQPYGDAWLKLRPLAYQVHPYRWATIGKELSHIEEATMEDVKAFFKLHYNPQSAIMVVSGDVHFEEVKALTEKWFGDIEAGEKYNRQLPKEPAQDKIRRETTWAEVPLDALYMAFHGPARLEEGYFAMDLLSDILSRGSSSRLYRRLVKEGQLFSEINAYVMGSIDNNLFVIEGKPSEGISLEEAERAVWAELEVIKSELVPAAELEKVKNKIESTNVFAELSILDKAMNLAFHELLGDANGINTEVSKYLSVSAEEVQQQAQVIFRPENASILMYKSKQEEAVHVG
- the hemF gene encoding oxygen-dependent coproporphyrinogen oxidase encodes the protein MITKEAIALAYKEIQDEICQALEKLDGSARFEEELWEREGGGGGRTRIIQNGQIFEKGGVNFSSVYGKLPEAIKKSFAVEEDDFFATGVSIVIHPNNPFVPIIHMNIRYFELNDQIRWFGGGIDLTPHYIDEEDARYFHQQLKDVCDRHDSTYYEKFKNWADDYFYIRHRQETRGIGGVFYDKLNTEKTGVSMEDIFAFSCDLGRTFAPTYTALVEKNRHKTFTDQQKNWQLIRRGRYVEFNLVWDSGTKFGLETNGRIESILMSLPAQANWVYDYRPEEGSEEAKTLSLLRKGINWI